ATAGTCTCGCGAGCAATAGTCCTCAAGGCTAAATTTCTAATTCAAAGGAGCTAATCCCATGAGTCTCTCGTTTAGCGGTCAAGAAATTATGACCATCTACCTTCACTTCATTCAAAAATTAAGAGATTTAGAATCTCAAAAAAACCAGCCTGACAGCCTAGAACATCTTGAACACATCAACCAACAAATCAAGCAATACTCTGCTGTTATTGAAAAGATAGAAAAAACGTACCCTCGCATTAGCGATGCGCAGAAATTCTTGTGACAGCTTAAATATCTACGAATAAATCAAAGAAGCCCTTAAAGAAATCTATGCCATAGTGAGCGAATGCCACTACAAGAGGTCCTGTGAATGATCAACTTTATTAACGCAGACGAATTAAAGAAAAAGCACTTCGTGTAGGGCTCTTTTTACAATATTAAAGTGGCTCGAACAAATTGATCCACTTCTTGATGACTAGCTCATTATAAACTTGAAGGGAGTTTAGCAGTGAAAAAAAAAGCCTTTTCTTTTAATGTCACTCCTTCTGCTGGTAGGAATGTTGGCCAGCTCCGTCGCCCTTGGGTCCGACTACATAGGCAACAGCAACAGTCATAAATTCCACTATGCAAGCTGTCGTTATGTAAGCCGCATGAGCGAGACCCATAAGATTTTTTTCGAAAGCCGAGACGAGGCGATCGATGCAGGGTATGTGCCGTGCAAAGTTTGTCGCCCCTAAAAGCAATTACAAAGGAGGTTTCCCATGCAAGGTTCTTTTGAGTTTCGCGGATCTGGATTAGGCTATTTCTGGCTCCTATTATGGACAGGCTTTCTATCAGTCATCACACTGGGTCTATACTTCCCCTGGGCCTATTCCGCTCAACAGCGCTGGATCACCGCTAACACCTACGTCAACGGTAAACGCCTTGTTTTCAACGGCACTGGTATTGGTTTCTTCGGGCAATGGCTGCTTATTATGATTCTAACCTTTATCACACTGGGATTATATGCACCATGGGGATATTGTCAATTTAAACGTTGGGAGACGAGCAATACGGAGTTTGAGTAATAAAAAAACCGCCCGAAGGCGGTTTTTTTATCACTCAAAGCTATTTCTCAAACACGTTTATAATTTCTTCTTTTCCCTTCTGCAACACTTGGCATGCCTGGCTTATTCGATTTCAAAGTATCATTTTTTATATTTTATATCTACTTTCATAATATGGTTCAAAAACCAATTATTTAGAAAAGTTAGCATCTCAACAGACGTATTAAGTTTTCCCTTATCTACGCTTTCCTTAAATTCTCCAATTTTATTGAGAAATTGAACGTGCTGCTCTTTTTGCAATAAAACTTCCGGGTGGTTATTATTCGCTAACATTTTTCCTCATTTTCAAAGTGAGTAGATGCGTAACTGTTTAGTTCAGTTACTAGTCGAGAAACGACTTGCTTGCTCTCGCCTTTCTTCATCGAATCATACAATGAAGAAATCATAGAAACCAGTTTCTGATGATCCGCATCCATTGCAGGAACATTAAGAGCAAACTTACTTTCCCATCCTTGTAAAGCCATTTTCATTCCTCCTTAAAAAAAGCTTTCCACGAACAGAACCTATTGTGTAATTTTCTACATACTTGCCAAATTCTTTTCATGCTAGGAAATAATTTTGAATACACTTTAACTATTCCCCCCTTTGCATTCTTCGCATAATCTGCACGCTCTAAGTACGTTTCACCCATTAGTGAATTCCGCGCCATTACCACTTCGGCAATAAACGTATATTCATCAATTTATTTTCCCTGGGCATTTATAACATTTTTGTAACTTAACACTATTAGTAATTGATCAAATCCATTATTTGTAATAAAATATATTTAACGAAAATTATTTTTAATTGAACAAAGAGTTAGAATAAGGAGGTATCTCTTGTGGAAAAAGCTATAGCAAAAATAACAGCAGACTATTTCAAAGCGGTGTCTCACCCTATTCGCGTCAAAATAGTCAAGCTATTAGCAACAAACGAGCTCTGTGTACAGGACATAGTGAATGACCTGGAAATTGAACAATCAAACCTATCTCAACATTTAAGCGTGTTAAAAAAGCAGGGTATTGTTAGTTCACGAAACGCCGGAACACGAGTCATATATTGGTTAAATAGTCCCTCCCCAAATAAAATCATCTCAGAAGTTGAAGAAGTTTTAAAAACTCAGATAAAGCAAAATCAAGAATTATTGAAGCGTTTTGGTTAATTTGAATATAAAAATAGCCCTCAGAGCGATGTAACCCCCATAAGGTAGATTTTTAAAGTCTAACTTTTTGAGGGAAACATCTCTAAGGGCTATTTTTTATGCACTACTGTCCCTTTCTTCAGCCCCATAGCCCATGCCGTCGCTCGATGTTCACAGGCAAGTCGTTCTTCATACCCTCGCGGCTACCGAAGTTTCCCGAATACTTGCCATGCTTGAACTCACAACTGGACTAACCTGAAAAAACGTTAGAGCGCCAATCCAGGCAGTTGGCTTTCAACAGGCAAACCTAGGGATACAAGTCAGTCAAAACAGTCATGACCGCCCGTTAAACGGGCGGCATGCACCAGCCCTATAAGGGCTGATTACTAGCGGCACCTAAAAGTGCTGCTTTTCACTTCGTTCAAGCCATCTTTGCACTTGGTACTAGCTACCCCTGAAGGGGTCTTCTAACTCTTTTACACTAATTTTATCCATCATTTGATCTGCTTTCTCTTGTTCTCTTATATACTTTTTTATTGTAGCTTCATTAAGGCCAACTGT
This Anaeromusa acidaminophila DSM 3853 DNA region includes the following protein-coding sequences:
- a CDS encoding Ada metal-binding domain-containing protein; amino-acid sequence: MLASSVALGSDYIGNSNSHKFHYASCRYVSRMSETHKIFFESRDEAIDAGYVPCKVCRP
- a CDS encoding DUF898 family protein, which codes for MQGSFEFRGSGLGYFWLLLWTGFLSVITLGLYFPWAYSAQQRWITANTYVNGKRLVFNGTGIGFFGQWLLIMILTFITLGLYAPWGYCQFKRWETSNTEFE
- a CDS encoding hemerythrin family protein, which produces MLANNNHPEVLLQKEQHVQFLNKIGEFKESVDKGKLNTSVEMLTFLNNWFLNHIMKVDIKYKK
- a CDS encoding bacteriohemerythrin, whose protein sequence is MALQGWESKFALNVPAMDADHQKLVSMISSLYDSMKKGESKQVVSRLVTELNSYASTHFENEEKC
- a CDS encoding ArsR/SmtB family transcription factor produces the protein MEKAIAKITADYFKAVSHPIRVKIVKLLATNELCVQDIVNDLEIEQSNLSQHLSVLKKQGIVSSRNAGTRVIYWLNSPSPNKIISEVEEVLKTQIKQNQELLKRFG